The following are from one region of the Juglans regia cultivar Chandler chromosome 10, Walnut 2.0, whole genome shotgun sequence genome:
- the LOC109004656 gene encoding aldehyde dehydrogenase family 2 member C4-like isoform X1 gives MGIHNSDDISAAAFVIKNPTIKFTKLFINGEFVDSISGKTFETKDPRTGDVITRVAEGDKEDVDLAVKAARQSFDHGPWPRLPGSARGRIMMKFADLVEENVEELAALETLDAGKLFSVNKARDIPHAASSLRYYAGAADKIHGEVLKMSRELHGYTLQEPIGVVGQIIPWNYPSVMFFLKVSPALAAGCTMIIKPAEQTPLTALYYAHLAKLAGIPDGVLNVVTGLGSNAGAAISSHMDIDAVSFTGSTEVGRKILQAAATSNLKVVSLELGGKSPLIIFEDADVDIAADLALFGALYNKGEICVASSRVYVQEGIYDEFVKKLVKKAKAWVVGDPFDPKVQQGPQVDKMQHEKVLSYIEHGKREGATLLTGGRSLGEKGYFIEPTIFSDVNEEMLIAKDEIFGPVMALAKFKTIEEAIKRANNTRYGLAAGIVTKDLNVANTVSRSIRAGTIWINCYFAFDNDIPFGGYKMSGFGKDYGLEALHKYLQVKSVVTPLYNTPWL, from the exons ATGGGTATTCATAATTCCGATGATATCTCGGCTGCCGCTTTCGTGATCAAGAATCCGACGATTAAGTTCACAAAGCTGTTCATCAATGGAGAATTTGTTGATTCCATTTCAG GAAAAACATTCGAGACGAAAGACCCAAGAACAGGAGATGTCATAACGAGAGTTGCAGAAGGAGATAAGGAAGATGTTGATTTAGCAGTGAAGGCTGCTCGTCAGTCTTTTGACCACGGTCCATGGCCACGCTTGCCTGGCTCT GCGAGAGGAAGGATAATGATGAAATTTGCGGACTTGGTTGAGGAAAATGTAGAAGAACTAGCTGCCTTGGAAACATTGGATGCTGGTAAATTGTTCAGTGTGAACAAGGCCAGGGACATTCCTCACGCAGCAAGTTCTCTGCGTTACTATGCAGGTGCAGCTGATAAAATACATGGAGAGGTACTAAAAATGTCGCGTGAACTTCATGGATACACTTTGCAAGAACCTATCGGTGTCGTGGGACAAATCATTCCTTGGAATTATCCTTCGGTCATGTTCTTCTTGAAGGTTAGCCCTGCTTTAGCCGCCGGTTGCACTATGATCATCAAGCCTGCTGAGCAAACTCCTCTGACAGCTCTCTACTATGCTCATCTTGCAAAGCTG GCTGGTATTCCTGATGGAGTGCTCAACGTTGTAACCGGATTAGGATCAAATGCCGGGGCTGCCATTAGCTCTCACATGGACATTGATGCG GTCAGTTTCACTGGGTCCACAGAAGTTGGACGCAAAATATTGCAAGCTGCCGCTACAAGCAATTTGAAAGTGGTGTCACTTGAATTAGGTGGCAAGTCGCCTCTCATAATTTTCGAAGACGCCGATGTTGATATAGCTGCTGATCTTGCTCTCTTTGGTGCCTTATATAACAAG gGAGAAATATGCGTTGCAAGTTCTCGTGTTTACGTTCAAGAAGGGATATACGATGAATTTGTGAAGAAGTTGGTGAAAAAGGCAAAAGCTTGGGTGGTTGGTGATCCGTTTGATCCTAAAGTTCAACAAGGACCCCAG gtcgATAAGATGCAACATGAAAAGGTTCTTTCCTATATAGAGCATGGCAAGAGAGAAGGAGCCACACTGCTAACCGGTGGCAGATCCTTGGGTGAAAAAGGATATTTCATTGAGCCTACAATTTTCAGTGATGTTAAT GAAGAAATGCTGATAGCGAAAGATGAAATATTTGGACCTGTTATGGCGCTAGCCAAGTTCAA AACTATTGAGGAGGCGATTAAGAGGGCCAACAACACTAGATATGGGCTAGCAGCAGGGATCGTGACAAAGGACTTGAATGTGGCTAACACTGTCTCAAGATCAATCCGTGCAGGCACCATTTGGATAAATTGCTATTTTGCTTTTGACAATGACATCCCTTTTGGAGGGTATAAGATGAGTGGGTTTGGAAAAGATTATGGATTGGAAGCCCTTCACAAGTATCTTCAAGTTAAATCTGTTGTAACTCCCCTTTATAATACTCCCTGGCTTTGA
- the LOC109004645 gene encoding aldehyde dehydrogenase family 2 member C4-like, with translation LTKAWVVGDPFDPKVQQGPQVDKKQYEKVLSYIEHGKREGATLLTGGKPLGEKGYFIEPTIFSEVKVYMAKDEIFGPVMALAKFKTIFEEAIKKANNTRYGLAAGIVTKDLNVANTVSRSIRAGTIWINCYFAFDNDIPFGGYKMSGFGKDYGLEALHKYLQVKSVVTPLYNTPWL, from the exons ttaacaaaagcTTGGGTGGTTGGGGACCCTTTTGATCCTAAAGTTCAACAAGGACCTCAG GTAGATAAGAAGCAATATGAAAAAGTTCTTTCCTACATAGAGCATGGCAAGAGAGAAGGAGCAACACTGCTAACCGGGGGCAAGCCCTTGGGTGAAAAGGGTTATTTCATAGAACCTACAATTTTCTCTGAAGTCAAGGTATATATGG CAAAGGATGAAATATTTGGACCTGTTATGGCGCTTGCCAAGTTCAA AACAATATTCGAGGAGGCGATTAAGAAGGCCAACAACACAAGATATGGGCTAGCAGCTGGCATTGTGACAAAGGACTTGAACGTAGCTAACACTGTCTCAAGATCAATCCGTGCAGGCACCATTTGGATAAATTGCTATTTTGCTTTCGACAATGACATCCCTTTTGGAGGGTATAAGATGAGTGGTTTTGGAAAAGACTATGGATTGGAAGCCCTTCACAAGTATCTTCAAGTTAAATCTGTTGTAACTCCCCTTTATAATACTCCTTGGCTTTGA
- the LOC109004656 gene encoding aldehyde dehydrogenase family 2 member C4-like isoform X2 has translation MGIHNSDDISAAAFVIKNPTIKFTKLFINGEFVDSISGKTFETKDPRTGDVITRVAEGDKEDVDLAVKAARQSFDHGPWPRLPGSARGRIMMKFADLVEENVEELAALETLDAGKLFSVNKARDIPHAASSLRYYAGAADKIHGEVLKMSRELHGYTLQEPIGVVGQIIPWNYPSVMFFLKVSPALAAGCTMIIKPAEQTPLTALYYAHLAKLAGIPDGVLNVVTGLGSNAGAAISSHMDIDAVSFTGSTEVGRKILQAAATSNLKVVSLELGGKSPLIIFEDADVDIAADLALFGALYNKGEICVASSRVYVQEGIYDEFVKKLVKKAKAWVVGDPFDPKVQQGPQVDKMQHEKVLSYIEHGKREGATLLTGGRSLGEKGYFIEPTIFSDVNEEMLIAKDEIFGPVMALAKFK, from the exons ATGGGTATTCATAATTCCGATGATATCTCGGCTGCCGCTTTCGTGATCAAGAATCCGACGATTAAGTTCACAAAGCTGTTCATCAATGGAGAATTTGTTGATTCCATTTCAG GAAAAACATTCGAGACGAAAGACCCAAGAACAGGAGATGTCATAACGAGAGTTGCAGAAGGAGATAAGGAAGATGTTGATTTAGCAGTGAAGGCTGCTCGTCAGTCTTTTGACCACGGTCCATGGCCACGCTTGCCTGGCTCT GCGAGAGGAAGGATAATGATGAAATTTGCGGACTTGGTTGAGGAAAATGTAGAAGAACTAGCTGCCTTGGAAACATTGGATGCTGGTAAATTGTTCAGTGTGAACAAGGCCAGGGACATTCCTCACGCAGCAAGTTCTCTGCGTTACTATGCAGGTGCAGCTGATAAAATACATGGAGAGGTACTAAAAATGTCGCGTGAACTTCATGGATACACTTTGCAAGAACCTATCGGTGTCGTGGGACAAATCATTCCTTGGAATTATCCTTCGGTCATGTTCTTCTTGAAGGTTAGCCCTGCTTTAGCCGCCGGTTGCACTATGATCATCAAGCCTGCTGAGCAAACTCCTCTGACAGCTCTCTACTATGCTCATCTTGCAAAGCTG GCTGGTATTCCTGATGGAGTGCTCAACGTTGTAACCGGATTAGGATCAAATGCCGGGGCTGCCATTAGCTCTCACATGGACATTGATGCG GTCAGTTTCACTGGGTCCACAGAAGTTGGACGCAAAATATTGCAAGCTGCCGCTACAAGCAATTTGAAAGTGGTGTCACTTGAATTAGGTGGCAAGTCGCCTCTCATAATTTTCGAAGACGCCGATGTTGATATAGCTGCTGATCTTGCTCTCTTTGGTGCCTTATATAACAAG gGAGAAATATGCGTTGCAAGTTCTCGTGTTTACGTTCAAGAAGGGATATACGATGAATTTGTGAAGAAGTTGGTGAAAAAGGCAAAAGCTTGGGTGGTTGGTGATCCGTTTGATCCTAAAGTTCAACAAGGACCCCAG gtcgATAAGATGCAACATGAAAAGGTTCTTTCCTATATAGAGCATGGCAAGAGAGAAGGAGCCACACTGCTAACCGGTGGCAGATCCTTGGGTGAAAAAGGATATTTCATTGAGCCTACAATTTTCAGTGATGTTAAT GAAGAAATGCTGATAGCGAAAGATGAAATATTTGGACCTGTTATGGCGCTAGCCAAGTTCAAGTGA